The Sorex araneus isolate mSorAra2 chromosome X, mSorAra2.pri, whole genome shotgun sequence DNA segment ggtcccctaggcactgccaggagtgattcccgagtgcagagccaggaataagagtgtggcctaaaaataaaatgtgtgtgtgtgtgtgtgtgtgtgtgagagagagagagagagagagagagagagagacatataatcccccaagcactgccacgagtaaacCCCAAAGAAAAGtcaggtgtgtgacccccaaaagaaaaccgaAACAGAATCTGTGTGACCTTTCTTAGGTGTGACATGTCTGATGGAAGATCAGGGGGCATGTGCTGGATTCTGTGAGGGCCTAGATGGGTTTGTGACTAAAATGactaaatcttggggctggagcaatagcacagtgggtagggcgtttgcttcctGGCACCAGCCAaagatacactttttttttttcctttttgggtcacacccggcaatgcacagggatcactcctggctctgcactcaggaaccacccctggcggtgctcaggggaccctatgggatgctgggaatcgaacccaggttgcctgcatgcaaggcaaacgctctacccactgtgctattgctccagccccgacacattttttaaaatttttaaattccaggggctggagcgatagcacagcgggtagggcgtttgccttgcacgcggctgacccgggttcgattcccagcatcccatagggtcctccgagcaccgccaggagtaattcctgagtgcagagccaggagtaacccctgtgcatcgccgggtgggacccaaaaagcaaaaaaaaaaaaaaaagtctgcagcCTGCCAAGGAGAAATGAGTTGTTTCTTAGGGCACGGGAGGGCCAGGGGGAGATCATAGGATGGCAGCGGGGTAAAGGAAACAGGCTCGGAGTCTGGCATCTCCCCTGCTCATCCACCGAGGCTGCAGTTCCGGTGCTAACACAGGGTCACCCTGCCCTCGACACCCAAGGAATTCTGTGTCTCGCCTCTCCTCCTGGGGAGGCCCAGGGTCCTGGGGCTCCTCCTGCAGGGCCAGAAAAAGATCTCGATGAGGCCAGCGTGTGCCCTCAGATGCCCTGGCCAGGTGCAGAGAGCTGGGCACTGGGGAGGTGCCAGGGCGTGTCAGCAAAAGAGAAGCAAGGGAGGCTGGGACGGTGCAGGAGGCCAGAGCGGGGAGGAACAGGGCGGACTGGAGTCTGATTGGGTTGCATCTGGGGGGctccacctggcgatgctcagggtcactcctggctctgcactcaggaatcactcctggcggtgctcaggggaccctatgggatgttacagagaatcgaacccgggtcagccacctgccaggccaacgccctccccactgtgctatcactctggctccatctGGAAAGACAGAGGTAGTGGCAGAAAGAAGTAGAggcagcaggggggtggggaaccAGGAAGGGATCGAGGTCGGGTCATCCGAGAGATGAGACAGAGCCGCGCATGCGCGAAACGAGGGAATGGGTGCAGCGAGCGGGCCCGACCGGCATGTGGGCAGAAGTCAAAGTGAAGTGTGGTTTCAGCTTTCAGAGGAGGGCTGCCAGTTCCCAAGCAAACAGCAAGCCGAGGTCCAGTTCAATCTGAACTTTGGCCGGTGTGGGGTTCCGTGTAGAGTCTGCACCAAATGCAAGAgctttgggtttgatttctagcaccctcccctaaaaaaaaaaaaataataataggggccagagctatagtccagtggggagggcgtttgcctggcatttggccgacccaggttcgatccccggcatcccatcgggtccccccgagcaccgccaggagtgattcctgagtgcagagccaggagtcagccctgagcatcgccgggtgggacccaaaaagcaaacagcagcaacaacaacaaaaacctagaACTTCTAGCTAAACATGTAGTAAGCACGTGCTCGTTGGTCATTAAAGTACAATGTGGACCTGTGTCCTGGCCACTGGACCGTAGTATCCCAAACAGGTACATCTGAGCTACAGCAGTCAGTGCTTCCTGTCCCGCTCAGTCCTCAGCGGGGAAAGGGGGTTCAGCGAGACTGAAAAGCTTCATTTCCTTGGCTGGCTTTGGGGGTCGAAACAAGAGGCACccactttctcctccttctcctcgcTACCTACGGAGCTGGCCGTCAGGGACTAAGTTCCAACAGTGCAGAGACACTTAAGGAGATTTTCTCAGCTAGCCGacttgggggcggggcgggggcacctTGGCGTCCTTGGGATCTTAACTCCAGAGGTCCCCAGCCTTGTCCAGGACGGAAGACGCCCTCTGTGCTGGCGAACCCTGCAGGAGGCAGCCTTAGAGTCCCGGGGTCCTGAGCTTAGCCTGCAGCTTCCGGAAACCCAGCTGGGACAGACACCTGTGGTTGGGACCCCAGAGGTGCTGGGCCAAGTAGGTggctggagggggggtgggggggaggcggggcagggaTAGGATCCCTCTGCCCCAGGCTGCAAGTTGACACAAAGGGATTGGCTCCAGCAGCTACAATGTTTCTCATTGTTTCACCTTAAGGAAACAATTCCTGATAGTGGTTCCGGCTGGTGCCAATCAGGGGCCGTGGCCCAGGTTTGCTGATAACTGGGAGCCACAAGAATGCAGGTGCCCGAACCcaaagcagccaggcattctggccGAGACTCCAAGTTCATGCTGAGCCTCCAGGCTCTGACCAGGGCCCTGGGGTCTTCAGCCACGTGACAGCCCTCCCATCCCCTCCGCTGTTGGTTGGTGATCAGCCACAAGATCTCCTTCACGAAGACTCCCACCCTATAAAGGAATTCCCCAGACGGTGCCAGCTTCACGCTTCGTTCTTACAGTCAGAGCTCCGGCCATCACACCCCGCATCCCTGCTGCCAGCAGGAGGTGAGcacctgacttggtgctcaggtgctGGCAGGATGAAGGGGCGGACCACAGCCACATGGGGAGCAAAGGTCAAAGGTTGCACCAAACATATCCATGGTCCGTGGTTCAGAGGGACAGTACAGATGCTAAGGagcctactttttttttgttgttgttgttttttgctttttgggtcacacccggcaatgcacaacggtttactcctggctctgcactcaggaattcctcctggcagtgctcaggggaccctatgggatgctgggaatcgaacccgggtcgaccgcatgcaaggcaaacaccctaccggctgtgctgtcactccagcccctactttttctttttttttttgctttttgggtcacacctggcgatgcacaggggttactcctggctctgcactcaggaattacccctggcagtgctcaggggaccatatgggatgctgggattcgaacccgggttggccgcgtgcaaggcaaacgccctacccgctgtgctatcactccagcccctactttttctttttataaagttgttcacaatgatttattacattcagtatatcaccaacaccaatcccactgccattacaccttcccacaaccattgtttctaattttcccaccaccactcaagcctgcccccatagcaggccctaaataatttattttgtattgcttaccataaataatttactaaaataatcaaaaaaggtttccttagaagaaaacaggctggagtgatagcacagtaggtagggcgtttgccttgcacacggccgaccctggttcgattcctccgtccctcttggagagcccagcaagctaccgagagtatcccgcccgcacagcagagcctggcaagctccccatggcgtatttgatatgccagaaacagtcacaacaagtctcaccgtggagacgtgactggtgcccgctcgagcaaatcaatgaacaacaggacgacagtgggATAGTACtagaagaaaatgtgtaaagattgttgtatctcaccttgaagccactaagcccttgtataagagattactaactgTAATGATtaactgtaacaacatgttacaggttaagcttggtgtgctgatattttctttttgggtttctgggtcacacctggtgatgctcaggggttcctcttggctctgcactcaggaaccactcgtGGTgatgcttggcggaccatatgggcaacctgggctcaatccctggcatcccataaggtcccctgagcactgctaggagtgattcctgagtgcagagccaggagtaagcctgagcattgatggtgtgaccccaaaagccaaaaaagaaatttgggagAAGACATTCGCTGAATTAGCACTTGTATAGCACTTGTACCCACACtaataagaaaaagagagggggccagagagatggaaccTCAGGTAAGTGAGGGCCTTGCAaacagttgaggggctggagagagagcacagaggggagggcatttgccttgcacacggctgacctgggtttgatctccagcatcacatatcatccccgagcatggccaggagtaattcctgagtgcagagccaggaagagcatagccaggtgtgacccaaaatgccaaaatgccaaaataaataaataaataaataaataaataaataaagcaactgacctgggtttgatcctggcaccctgaaaggtccccaaacacctccaggagtgatcactgagtgcagagctagcagtaagctctgagcaccactgggtatgaccaaaagaccaaaaaaaaaagaacaaaaaatgctTAAAGATGTGAGgcttcaggctggagcgatagcacagtgggtagggcatttaccttgcaagtggccatcccgggttcgattcccagcatcctatatcactcaggagtgattcctgagtgcagagccaggaggaacccctgagcatcgctgggtgggacccaaaaagggggaaaaaaaaaagatgtgaggcTTCCTGAGGGCAGTGAGCACTTGCTGACTCTAcacacttcattcattcattcattcgttctcTGATGTGTGCTGAGTTCCAAACAATGCCCGTGGGAGTGGCTGGGTGGGGGAATAGCCTCTGATGGAATCCTGAAGCCCCTCGCTCAGGTTCTGGGGAAAACCCTAAAGCTGGTGGAATCTGTCTGGCCCCAAGTGGATGAAGCCTGAACTCGGGGGAGGTCCCTGATGAAATGCAGTTTACAGGCTCTGAACCCCTTGACTCAGGCCATGGGGTGCACCAGAAGCCCTGGGGAGCCCTGCAGATCCTATACCTCACTGCCCCCAACTGGGCCTTCCAGAGCAACCCTCTGCCCTCTTTTCCGTTGTAAACTGTACAAACAGCGCCCCCACGtgcccacacacaaaaatacacacacgaAGGAGGACCTGGAAACCTTTGACCCATGAAACTTCAGGCTGCTGTTCTCATCCTCTGTGTCTTTGAGacaagctggggggtggggggaaacgatGGACACTCATTAACGTGCAGAATTGCACGGATGAAGCCCTCAATGTCGCAATCCTCTGCAGAGGAGAGCTGGGACCTCTCCTCCAGCCCTGGCGTCTCCATCTGAAgaacaaagcaaagagagagagagagagagagagagagagagagagagagagagagagagagagagagagagagagagagagagagagagagagagagagagagagagagagaagaaacggataattaaaaaagaaatcggAGGAtcggagggccggagcgatagcacatcgggtagggcgtttgccttgcactccgccaacccgggttcgatccccggcatcccatatggtcccctgagcaccgccaggggtaattcctgagtgcagagccaggagtaacccctgtgcagcgccgagtgtgacccaaaaagcaaaaaaaaaaaaaaaaaaaaaaaaaaaatcgggagccggagcgatagcactgcggggagggcgtttgccttgcacgcggccgacttgggttcaattcccagcatcccatatggttcccggagcaccgccaggagtaattcctaagtgcgaagccaggaggaacccctgtgcatcgctgggtatgatccccccccaaaaaaaaagagaaaaggaggaaaccCCATAGTCACACCTGATGGGAACTTAAAAGCGGGGGTCATGGCAGCCTCTGACCACCAGAGGGCACTGGACACGCCAGAGTCTGGGTCTAAGGACCGCTCCCGCCCAGGCGCGGGAAcccgggcggggaggcggggctggaTTCCAGGCGGCGGAGGCCCGCTCTGGCAAGCAAACCTATTACCACACCTGGCTCACGTGAGCAGGTGGCGTGACTTTACCCCATGGATCAACTCATGGGGATTTCCAAATGTAGCGACAGCTGGGTACAGCGATGAAAatgggccccccaaaaaaacttccAAGGAGTTGGAATATATTTGTTTACCAAGACCATGAGACAGCAGCCCTGAAACCAATGGgagaccttatttatttatttttggtgtgagggcggtgctcaggtcttcctcctggttctgtgctcagggagcactcctggcaggcttgggggactctatgggggtgctggggatctaacctaggtcagcgccctccccactgtagtatccctccagccccggaagGGACCTTtagttgttgttgaatcaccgtgagatagttacaaaactttcatgtttgagtttcagtcatacagtgatggaacacccatccctctgccagtgcacattccccaccaccaatgtcgctAGTTGTCATcctcccttcccaaccctccccctgcctctatgacagacaatttcccccatactctctaatttggggcattatggtttgcaatacagatactgagaggccatcaggtttggtcctttatccactttcagcacacatctcccatcctgaaccatcgttgacttagtgatcccttctctattccagctgccttctcccccagctcatgaaaccaaccatggagcaatcttcctggcccttgtctctactgtccttgggtgtcagtctcatattatgttattttatattccacaaatgagtacagtcattctatgtctaccTGGAGGGGACATTTTCCCAGAAGAGGCAAACAGCTATGCTATTtaaggaccagagagctagtccaaccgggaaggcgcttgccttgtatgtagcccaCTTGGATTCCATCTCCTGAACACATATGTTCCCACAAATCCTattaggactgattcctgagagcagagccgggacgaagccccgagcactgccaggtgtagtaaaaacaaagtaaattaaaaatatttttataaggacGGGGCGGTgggtgtgtacacgtgtgtgtggaAGCGTCAGCTGGGACAAGCAAATGGAAGGCACAATCTCCCAGTCTGGTTGCCCACCCTTTCCCGCCCACCCACCACTGTGAGGGAATATCGTCCTGGTCCTTCTGATAGAAAATAGCaatccctgggctggagtgatagcatagcgggtagggcgtttgccttgcacgcggccgacccgggttcaaatcccagcatcccatatggtcccctgagcactgccaagagtaattcctaagtgcagagccaggagtaacccctatgcatcgccaggtgtgacccaaaaaccaaaagaagaaaaaaagaaaatttctgacaGCCCCCTCGGGCCAGGCGCTTATAAAATCCAGATTTTAGGAGGCTTCTGTCCCTTTGCACGGGATCCCCTGATGcctttttgtttacttattttgcaTAGGAAAGAAACAAGAGGGAATCCAAACGCCTCGTGCATTCCCAGAAACCAGCTATCTCTGCATCTGGAAAAACCCCTGGAGgtgggtgtgctcaggggttgaagTTCGAGGACTTTAAGTCGCTTTCCTTCTCAAGGCCTCTCTCTGCTCATCTGGTAAACAGAACAGACGTGCTATCTAGGACAAATTCCCGCCCTGTGCTGCACTGCGGGGTCGGAGCTGGCGGACAGTGGATAAACAAACCCGGGCCCAgctggtttgtttgtttccttgagcCCAAGGAACCCGCCCCCTCAAATTCCTGCCTCCAATTGGCCCTTCTCGGAGGGTGGGCGGATTCCCAGCGGCTCCACCAATCCTAGCTTGCCCTCGAAAAGGGCGAGGCCTTCTTAGTAGGCGGACCCCGAGCACCCTTGACCAATCATTGGAAGAGTCGGGGCCTGTCCGTTTGAGGTAAGGCGGGGCCTGAGCGCGCGGAACCAATCAGGACTCTCCGCGGGGAGGCGGGCCCACGTGGTGGGCGTGGCCCCGGGGAGCGGGGTGTTCCCGCGGAGTGGCCGGGCGCGGACACTGTCCCCGGGCTCCGCCATGGCCAGCTCGCCGCTCGCGGGTGCCCTGCTGGCGTGGGCGCTCTTGGCGCTGCTGGGGACGCCGGCGCGggcgcgcggcggccgcggccaCGGGGACTGGGACGCCGAGGCCcggctgccgccgctgccgccccgCGAGGACGCGGCGCGCGTGGCCCGCTTCGTGACGCACGTCTGCGACTGGGGCGCGCTGGCCACCACGTCCACGGAGCCGGCGGTGCGCGGCCGGCCCTTCGCCGACGTGCTGTCGCTGAGTGACGGGCCCCCGGGAGCGGGCCGCGGGGTGCCCTACTTCTACCTGAGCCCCATGCAGCAGCTCGTGGGCAACCTGCAGGTGAGCACTGTGCGGGGAGCCTAGGGGAGCCGCACCCCGGGCCCAGCTGGCGAGGAGGCGCCGGCTCAGCGGGCGGACCACCCCTGAAGTTGCCAGTTAGGCCCATTTGGGGAAGGGGCCACACTCCGTTCGCCTTCCAagtagtggggagggcgtttgggACCCCCAGCTGGAGGCGTGTCCCTCAATAgcgcctgcacccctgcacccctgctgctAACACTGGTCGGACCCTCACACAACTGGGgtgatatatatgtttttttccctgtttgggtcccacccagcaacgctcagggctgactcctggctctgcactcaggaatcactcctggcggtgctcaggggaccctaggggatgccgaggatcggacccgggtcggccgcgtgccaggcagatgctgtccccgctgtcctatcgctctggcccccaaggagAGTCTTATTCAGGAACTGGGGTCCGTTGTGGCCGCCCCTCCAAAGGTCCCAGTTTCCAAGGCCCCCGTCGGGACGTCAGTCAAACTTTTAAACTGAGCTCGTGGCTGGTCCTGGGGTCCGGGAttgctggttgtttttttttttttttgctttttgggtcacacctggcaatgcacaggtgttactcctggctctgcactcaggaatcacccctggcggtgctcaggggagcctatgggatgctgggaatcgaaccggggtcagctgcgtgcaaggcaaatgccctccccgctgtgctcttgctccagtccctaaaaccCATGTTCTTGTTTGTTGTTATCTGTGGGTCTTCTGCTTTCGATGTGATTGACGACCcctacatatacatagacatgcccccccaccccaggtgccccaaacctctgcccctcttaacacccctcctggccccccccccccacatctgcATCTTCAACCCCCTTGATATGTCTCCTTTCTGTTTCATGTGACTTTGgtttgtttgtggccacacctggtgacgctcaggggttactcccgcctctgcactcagcaatcactctgggtggtgcctggggaaccccatggggtgccaggatcgaacccaggttggctgggagCAAGGGAAgcgcctttcctgctgtgctatcagccaGGTCCTCTGTCAGAAGACTTAAGACAcaccataggggctggagcgatagcacagcggggagggcgtttgccttgcacgtggccgacctgggttcgattcccagcatcccatagggtcccccgagcaccgccaggagtgattcctgagtgcagagccaggaggaacccctgtgcatcgcagggtgtgacccaaaaataaaaaaaaaaagacaccagaaATTCAGAAACTCAGAAGGGAGAACCCTAGTTGGACCCGCCCCCACCTTTCTCTGCTGAGTCACATTGACGGATGTGATTTCAAGGCTGTTCTGCTGGTCAGAAAACTGCTTCCCCACCAGTCATGAGGGGCTCAAAAATGCTGAGTCAGAAAAGCCCCCAGGGTCAGGGGTTGGAGTTGGCTGCCGGAAGCCGGTTTGGAAATCGGGCTAAGGGAGCCCTTTTGCTGGTCTGGCTTTGTCACGTCCTGGGTGCTTCCCTCGGTCACCCACGGGATGGGGCCCGGCTCTGCAGTCCTCTACTTCTCTAGTGCCCGGGTCACGTGGGAGCTCTGTCACCCGGAGATAACCTGGTGGCATGATTCAGCGGTTTCTTGCCTAAACTGCCTAGCTGGCTTGTGGAACAATCCTGATacattgtgtttgtttttttgggggggctatactcagcagtgcttagggatcactcctggtggggcttgaggggggGTTCATGTAGGATGATGGGgccaaacttgggtcggccgcgtgcagggcaagcctCCACCTGCtgtgcatctctccagccccagttctgatTTTTTCGtttatcatcatttatttatttattttgccacacccggtgatgcacaggggttactcctggctttgcactcaggaaccactcctggcggtgttctggggaccctatgggatgctgggaatcgaacccaggtcggttgcatgcaaggcaaacgcccttcccactttactattgctccagcctctgttttttttttttttttgctttttgggtcacacccggcgatgctcaggggttactcctggctttgcactcaagaattactcctggcggtgctcgggggaccctatgggatgccggggatcgaacccgggtcggccgcgtgcaaggcaaacgccctacccgctgtgctatcgctccggcccctgttttttttttttttctttttgggtcacacccagcgatgctcaggggttactcctggctttgcactcaggaatcactcctggtggtgctcgggggaccctatgggatgctggaaattgaacccgggtcggctgcatgcaaggccaacgccctccccactgtgctattgctccagcctctgtttttttttttttttaaattaattgaatcCCCCtgagatacaaagctgttcatggttgggtctCACTTCTCCAGTCCCACTTCTGAGACTCTTGTTtcagttttggagtcacacctggcgtagctctgggctgactcctggctctgcactcagggatcacgcctggcagtgctcggggtgccggggatcgaattccagttggccacgtacaaagaagcaccctccctgctgtgcatttttccagccccagttctgatttttttttttttctttttgcatcacaaccggtgatgcacaggggtcactcctggctctgcactcaggaattactcctgtcggtattcaggggaccctatgggatgctgggaatagaacccgggtcagccgcgtgcaaagcaaacgcccttcccactgtactatcgctccagcctctgttttttttttttttttttttttttaattatttgaatcaCCCCgagatacaaagctgttcatggttgggttttagttatATACTGTTCTAACACccgaccctccaccagtgtacatttcccaccaccaatgttcctactttccttcccatcacccccctaccctgtctctatagcagatactttccttctctctgactctctgtctctctgtgtctgtctgtctgtctgtctgtctgtctgtctgtctctctctctctctctctctctctccttttaggcattatgcattatggtttgcaatctggggactgagaggttatcatgtttgttcctctccctcctttccgcATGCAGTTCTTACCCTAAATGATCATATCCAACTCTCTTAGTCACAGGGGTCTCTTCTCTAGCCCGGCCGTGCGATTTTTATTGCACTTAATTCCTCTTAGACTAGAAGCCTTGGATGTTTCTCCGAAGGCAGATGGCCTTGAGTGTAGCAGATACTATTGTTACAGTTCCTCTCCCTATGATGGAGCAGTGCACCGTAGCACTGcagtgtagcactgcactgtagcactgtcgtcccgttgttcatcaatttgctcgagcggcaccagtaacgtctccatggtgagacttgttgtgactgtttttggcatatcaaatatgccacaggcagtttgccaggctctgccgtgtgggcgggatactcgatagcacagcgggtagggcgtttgtcttgcacgcggctgatctagtttcaattcctccatccctctcggagagcctggcaagctaccgagagtatcccgcttgcacggcagatgAAGAGTTTAAGGGGCTAAAAAAGGGggaccagagacagtacagtgggcaaggttccatccctggcaccaagtttggtccccagagtaccactgagtgtggccccaaaaccaaaaaaaagaaaaaaataaaactggcagaacaaattctattaaatttggggctggagtgatagcacagcgggtagggcgtttgccttgcacgaggccgacccgggttcaaatctcagcatcccatatggtcccctgagcaccgccaggggtgattcctgagtgcatgagccaggagtgacccctgtgtattactgggtgtgacccaaaaagcaaaaaaaaaaaaaagataaaaaaaaccaaattttatttagttagtttatttttattttattttattattattttttttgcttcttgggtcccacccagcagtgctcaggggttcctcctggctctgcactcaggaatcactcctggcggggaccctatgggttgctgggaatcaaacccaggtcggccgcatgcaaagccaatgccctcccctctgtgctatggctccgacCCGGTTCATTTTGAAtttgaccccctcccccagccctgtcttTTGGGAAAGGACCCCAGACTCTTAAGTTCTCAAAACGCCTGTGGATCTGGTGGAACGAACGAACGAATGATCGAGCTCCGGGGTGTGTGGTCTGAGGACCGGGTCCCCCGTTGCAGGCAGATTTCACAGCACGCGTCTGTTTGCTCTCCACAGGTGGACTCCAACGCGACGCTCACCCTGTCCCTGGCCCAGACCAACTTCTGCAGGAAGAACGGGTTTGACGCCCAGAGCCCGCTGTGTGCGCACACGATCCTCTCGGGCACC contains these protein-coding regions:
- the CREG1 gene encoding protein CREG1 isoform X1, producing the protein MASSPLAGALLAWALLALLGTPARARGGRGHGDWDAEARLPPLPPREDAARVARFVTHVCDWGALATTSTEPAVRGRPFADVLSLSDGPPGAGRGVPYFYLSPMQQLVGNLQVDSNATLTLSLAQTNFCRKNGFDAQSPLCAHTILSGTVTKVNETELDWAKQALFIRHPEMESWPASHNWFFAKLDITNIWVVDYFGGPKTVTPAEYYNVTFQ